One genomic region from bacterium encodes:
- a CDS encoding DUF3084 domain-containing protein gives MSTFGWFALIVLPILGGLIAWAGDVIGYRLGKGRHSLFGLRPRTTARLIGIAVGVALPLIGVGAALLGSSEARDALFHIDELRQRQTELLQQNQELEAQQQRTEAQAHRSEQRAMELRGYLTTTQNSLGEARQHVAATNRQLGAAQQEVRRAAGSASRLRGLIEKLQGQLDGLQDRLTALNERLTETSARLAERQDEVTVKGSEVTALQAQVDGLKSDFADVIRLINSPVELETGHELVRTIVEVGDDLAETEDRVLRVLITAGQAAAGRGAEPGPNGLAVRLIRPLPPNMQPGGALPDQAAIVEAFSKQLQAAGKRTFVIGVRVARRMYHDEVAPVGVELWALPYVRVFLENQLVYKVEIDGSLPRPEVFKQLWNLVTKIVRREAKENGLLADPVTGEYGGVNFVQLFEALDAVTAHKGPVLVRVVAAADTYITDPLLIRIEVGEEGAETNGQDRSGD, from the coding sequence ATGTCCACCTTCGGCTGGTTTGCCCTTATCGTGTTGCCGATCCTGGGCGGTCTCATCGCCTGGGCCGGCGACGTCATCGGCTATCGCCTCGGCAAGGGCCGCCACAGCCTCTTCGGCCTGCGCCCACGCACGACGGCGCGGCTCATCGGCATCGCCGTGGGCGTGGCGCTGCCGCTCATCGGTGTCGGGGCGGCCCTGCTCGGCAGCTCCGAAGCCCGGGACGCCCTGTTTCACATTGACGAGCTGCGCCAGCGCCAGACGGAGCTACTGCAGCAGAACCAGGAGCTGGAAGCGCAGCAGCAGCGCACCGAGGCCCAGGCGCACCGCAGCGAGCAGCGTGCCATGGAGTTGCGCGGCTACCTCACCACCACCCAGAACAGCCTGGGCGAGGCCCGGCAGCATGTCGCGGCCACGAACCGGCAGCTCGGCGCCGCCCAGCAGGAAGTGCGGCGGGCCGCCGGCAGCGCCAGCCGCCTGCGGGGTCTGATCGAGAAGCTCCAGGGGCAACTGGACGGTCTTCAGGACCGCCTGACGGCGCTGAACGAAAGGCTGACGGAGACGTCGGCGCGTCTGGCGGAGAGGCAAGATGAGGTGACCGTGAAGGGGTCGGAGGTCACTGCCCTCCAGGCGCAGGTGGATGGCCTCAAGTCGGACTTCGCCGATGTCATCCGCCTGATCAACAGCCCGGTGGAGCTGGAAACCGGCCACGAGTTGGTGCGCACCATCGTGGAGGTGGGGGATGATCTGGCGGAGACGGAGGACCGGGTGCTGCGGGTGCTGATCACGGCCGGGCAGGCCGCGGCCGGCCGGGGCGCAGAGCCCGGACCGAACGGCCTGGCAGTGCGGCTCATCCGCCCCCTGCCGCCCAACATGCAACCCGGCGGGGCCCTGCCCGATCAGGCCGCCATCGTCGAAGCCTTCTCCAAGCAACTGCAGGCGGCCGGCAAGCGCACCTTCGTCATCGGGGTGCGGGTCGCGCGCCGCATGTACCACGACGAAGTGGCCCCGGTCGGGGTGGAGCTGTGGGCGCTGCCTTACGTGCGGGTGTTTCTCGAGAACCAACTCGTCTACAAGGTCGAGATCGACGGCTCGCTGCCCCGGCCCGAGGTGTTCAAGCAACTGTGGAACCTCGTGACCAAGATCGTCCGGCGCGAGGCGAAGGAGAATGGGCTGCTGGCCGACCCGGTGACCGGTGAATACGGCGGCGTGAACTTCGTGCAGCTCTTCGAGGCCCTCGACGCTGTGACGGCCCACAAGGGCCCCGTGCTCGTCCGCGTCGTGGCGGCCGCCGATACGTACATCACCGACCCGCTGCTCATCCGTATCGAGGTGGGGGAGGAGGGGGCGGAGACGAATGGGCAGGACCGTTCTGGCGATTGA
- a CDS encoding LptF/LptG family permease encodes MRLLDRYITKEFLGPFLFGMGAFTVVLIGMQVAPTVLKLLVRDHFPAGAVMRIFFLRLPQVFVFSFPMATVFGALMAMANMSGNGEIIAVRAGGASLPRVATPILVMSLLISVVNLGFNESLMPACLDEAFRIQGEYARRSKPIENLFFAVPPAKPQRLVYARLYDPRHMRLEDLVIMELRNGDLWQTLKAQEASWQNNEWVLSNVEYKTLDAEGRETSVSFNVRVHDLGKTPQELAKKPKILDEMSLRELWRELANRRRMGMAFRPYQVQIIQYIHMHWALPWLPTFFAFVGIPLGLRPARATAGIGLGLSLVIALAYYVMFYSLVLVGQQGAIPCVVAAWLPNTVLFGAGIALFAKAQ; translated from the coding sequence ATGCGCCTGCTTGACCGCTACATCACCAAGGAGTTCCTGGGCCCCTTCCTGTTTGGCATGGGGGCCTTCACGGTCGTTCTGATCGGCATGCAGGTCGCCCCCACGGTGCTCAAGCTCCTCGTGCGCGACCATTTCCCTGCCGGGGCCGTCATGCGCATCTTCTTCCTGCGCCTGCCCCAGGTCTTCGTCTTCTCCTTCCCGATGGCCACAGTGTTCGGCGCGCTGATGGCCATGGCCAACATGTCGGGCAACGGGGAGATCATCGCCGTGCGGGCCGGCGGCGCGAGTCTCCCGCGCGTGGCCACACCGATCCTCGTCATGTCTCTGCTCATCTCGGTGGTGAACCTCGGCTTCAACGAGTCGCTGATGCCGGCGTGCCTGGACGAGGCCTTCAGGATCCAGGGCGAGTACGCCCGACGCAGCAAGCCCATCGAGAACCTCTTCTTCGCGGTGCCGCCGGCCAAGCCGCAGCGGTTGGTGTACGCGCGGCTCTACGACCCCCGGCACATGCGGCTCGAGGACCTGGTCATCATGGAGCTGCGCAACGGCGACTTGTGGCAGACGCTCAAGGCCCAGGAGGCCTCCTGGCAGAACAACGAGTGGGTCCTGAGCAACGTGGAGTACAAGACCCTGGACGCCGAGGGTCGCGAGACGAGCGTCAGCTTCAACGTGCGGGTGCACGACCTGGGCAAGACGCCGCAGGAGCTGGCCAAAAAGCCGAAGATCCTCGATGAGATGAGCCTGCGCGAGCTGTGGCGGGAGCTGGCCAACCGGCGCCGGATGGGTATGGCCTTCCGCCCCTACCAGGTGCAGATCATCCAGTATATCCACATGCACTGGGCGTTGCCGTGGCTGCCCACGTTCTTCGCTTTCGTGGGCATTCCCCTGGGCCTGCGGCCCGCCCGGGCCACTGCCGGCATTGGGTTGGGCCTGTCGCTGGTCATCGCTCTGGCCTACTACGTCATGTTCTACTCGCTGGTCCTGGTCGGGCAGCAGGGCGCGATCCCGTGCGTGGTGGCGGCGTGGCTGCCCAACACGGTGCTCTTTGGAGCCGGCATCGCGCTGTTTGCCAAGGCGCAGTAG
- the lptB gene encoding LPS export ABC transporter ATP-binding protein — MSLVAEGLVKSYGGRRVVDGVSVSVNRGEIVGLLGPNGAGKTTSFYMMIGLIQSEAGRVLLDGRDLAALPMHQRCREGLGYLAQEPSVFRKLSVRDNLLLILEMQNLTAQQRHERADHLMEKLGLTHLANRAGVLLSGGERRRVEIARSLCTNPSFILLDEPFTGVDPIAIEEIQAIVTHLKDDNIGILITDHNVRETLGITERAYIIFEGQIRVEGLSADIPNDPLARKYYLGEKFRM; from the coding sequence ATGTCTCTAGTCGCCGAGGGTCTCGTCAAGTCATACGGGGGGCGCCGGGTCGTGGACGGCGTCAGCGTCTCGGTGAACCGGGGCGAGATCGTCGGTCTGCTGGGTCCCAACGGGGCGGGCAAGACCACGAGCTTCTACATGATGATCGGGCTGATCCAGAGTGAGGCGGGACGGGTGCTGCTGGACGGCCGCGACCTCGCCGCTCTGCCCATGCATCAGCGCTGCCGCGAGGGCCTGGGCTACCTGGCGCAGGAGCCCTCGGTCTTCCGCAAGCTCAGCGTCCGCGACAACCTCCTGCTGATCCTGGAGATGCAGAACCTGACCGCCCAGCAGCGCCACGAGCGGGCTGATCACCTCATGGAGAAGCTGGGCCTGACGCACCTGGCCAACCGCGCGGGGGTGCTGCTCTCGGGCGGCGAGCGCCGCCGGGTCGAGATCGCGCGGTCGCTGTGCACGAACCCCTCCTTCATTCTCCTCGACGAGCCCTTCACCGGCGTGGATCCCATCGCCATCGAAGAGATCCAGGCCATCGTCACGCACCTGAAGGATGACAACATCGGGATCCTCATCACCGATCACAACGTGCGCGAGACGCTGGGCATCACGGAGCGCGCGTACATCATCTTTGAGGGCCAAATCCGCGTGGAAGGGCTATCCGCCGACATCCCCAATGACCCGCTCGCCCGGAAGTACTACCTGGGCGAGAAGTTCCGGATGTAG
- a CDS encoding glycosyltransferase family 2 protein yields the protein MTDIPDPQLSIVVPVYNERPTVLEVLRRVRELPIAKEIIVVDNCSTDGTREILQGLQYNDVRVVLQPSNLMKGNSVRRGISLAQGQYVVVQDGDLEYDPNDLVKLLETMQQEGVLAAFGSRVLGAEARGEAMKRTMFRVGGKFVNVFFQRLFKSKLTDIATCYKMAPREVLQSLELCCNGFDLDFETAAKLEMEARRRGLKIVEVPIHYNPRTVAEGKKIRWQDGWRAIVALWRTRWGRQKPCRS from the coding sequence ATGACCGACATTCCTGACCCGCAACTTTCCATTGTCGTCCCGGTCTATAACGAGAGGCCCACGGTTCTCGAGGTGCTGCGGCGCGTCCGTGAGTTGCCCATAGCCAAAGAGATCATCGTGGTGGATAACTGCTCTACTGACGGCACGCGCGAGATCCTCCAGGGCCTGCAGTACAACGATGTCCGCGTGGTCCTGCAGCCCTCGAACCTGATGAAGGGCAACTCCGTCCGGCGAGGCATCTCCCTGGCCCAGGGGCAGTACGTCGTGGTCCAGGACGGGGACCTGGAGTACGATCCGAATGACCTGGTGAAGCTCCTGGAGACGATGCAGCAGGAGGGGGTGCTGGCGGCCTTCGGCTCGCGGGTGTTGGGGGCCGAGGCGCGCGGGGAGGCGATGAAGCGCACGATGTTCCGCGTGGGCGGGAAGTTCGTCAACGTGTTCTTCCAGCGCCTGTTCAAAAGCAAGCTGACAGACATCGCCACTTGCTATAAAATGGCCCCGCGCGAGGTGTTGCAGAGTCTGGAGCTGTGCTGCAACGGCTTCGATCTGGACTTCGAGACGGCGGCCAAGCTGGAAATGGAGGCGCGGCGCCGCGGCTTGAAGATCGTCGAAGTACCGATCCACTACAACCCCCGCACCGTCGCCGAGGGCAAGAAGATCCGCTGGCAGGACGGCTGGCGGGCCATCGTGGCCCTGTGGCGGACACGGTGGGGTCGGCAGAAGCCCTGCCGGTCGTAG